One Silene latifolia isolate original U9 population chromosome 4, ASM4854445v1, whole genome shotgun sequence DNA segment encodes these proteins:
- the LOC141651134 gene encoding ankyrin repeat-containing protein NPR4-like, which yields MNAEKTCRMLLNKYWWIINLEDDEGKTALAYAKRENVPWLVDLLTDPSLTQKEDFDWIEACKREERDAVLAFVDHCQNLQNLCREASDTPLHHIKLPTFKDYRSFLKNSSIAELKNNTDHDGATALHRALERKDIHFAKALLLDDEVLRTIKDDNGRTAMDLLAKLCEENEDWDKMCKLINVDPNLKTSFLQQGTNLDQIRNTLSVVAALLATITFAAGFTLPGGVNSDTGEALLAKKAAFLVFLLADAYAMCTSMLVLFCLIWSMVMDSEPNVARLLVDRSMFILMQSLYATLLAFMTGIYTVIPHSSLWAAIVIFVMCSVIGIAVNKSILLWVISKLIPATSREKQYRTPANEEVTYLTHVFTLLYHHHSFSASF from the exons ATGAACGCAGAGAAAACATGCCGAATGTTGCTTAACAAATATTGGTGGATCATCAACTtggaagatgatgaaggaaaGACGGCTCTTGCCTATGCCAAACGCGAAAACGTTCCTTGGCTAGTAGATTTATTGACAGACCCTTCTCTTACACAAAAAGAAGACTTTGATTGGATTGAGGCATGTAAAAGAGAAGAGAGAGATGCTGTTCTTGCTTTTGTTGATCACTGTCAGAACCTACAAAATCTATGTCGCGAAGCAAGTGACACTCCATTACACCACATTAAACTGCCCACTTTCAAAGATTACCGTTCTTTTCTTAAAAATTCGTCTATTGCAGAGCTTAAGAACAACACTGATCATGATGGCGCAACAGCTTTACACCGTGCACTAGAGAGAAAGGATATACATTTTGCTAAGGCACTTCTACTTGATGATGAGGTCCTGCGGACAATCAAAGACGATAATGGCAGAACTGCCATGGACTTACTCGCCAAGCTTTGTGAGGAAAATGAAGACTGG GACAAAATGTGCAAGCTAATTAATGTGGACCCAAACCTTAAAACATCATTTCTTCAACAAGGGACTAATTTGGATCAAATTAGAAACACCCTCTCAGTTGTTGCTGCGCTTTTAGCAACAATTACATTTGCGGCAGGATTCACTCTTCCTGGTGGCGTTAACAGCGATACCGGGGAAGCCCTTCTCGCAAAGAAAGCAGCTTTCTTGGTATTTTTGCTGGCAGATGCATATGCAATGTGTACTTCCATGTTGGTCCTCTTTTGCCTGATATGGTCTATGGTTATGGATTCTGAACCCAACGTGGCTCGATTATTGGTCGATCGTAGTATGTTCATATTAATGCAATCCTTATATGCCACCTTGTTAGCTTTTATGACCGGCATCTACACAGTAATACCGCACAGTTCCTTATGGGCGGCCATAGTTATCTTCGTCATGTGTTCAGTCATTGGAATCGCGGTTAATAAGTCCATTTTACTTTGGGTGATTTCCAAATTAATTCCTGCTACAAGTCGGGAAAAGCAATATCGAACACCGGCGAACGAAGAGGTAACTTATTTGACCCATGTGTTTACACTTCTATATCACCATCATTCTTTCTCTGCTTCATTTTAA
- the LOC141651133 gene encoding factor of DNA methylation 1-like, with translation MVKPYQGLKTGKFKVRNANGTLRCPFCTGKKKQEYRVKHLYQHASGVARGAARRTNDERNNSLQMATVELTRANENVLGLAEKQKREKEEALNKLLQLEKELDKRQKLELEIEYLKGQLGVRRHFGDDGDAANQRKMQEMTEELNQKIIHLNVQREKEEALNKVLQLEKVLDTNQKLLELELEELKGQLDVERHFGEDINAANQRKMQEMTDELNQMIEDINHYETMNQTLFIKDRQSNDEIQGAREVLITGLLNILQCRRTDIGIKRMGEIDEKAFVNKCKNKFSAGEALIKAAEACSLWQENLKDSAWHPYKIILVDGNPQEIINEEDEKLKQLKEEWGDDVYNSVTTALLELNDYNASGRMNQIFPSKFDILEL, from the exons ATGGTGAAACCATATCAAGGTTTGAAAACTGGCAAGTTTAAAGTCAGGAATGCTAATGGTACTCTTAGGTGTCCCTTCTGTACTGGCAAAAAAAAGCAGGAATACCGCGTAAAACATCTTTACCAGCATGCTTCTGGTGTCGCTAGAGGTGCAGCTCGTCGAACT AATGATGAACGAAATAATTCGCTGCAAATGGCGACTGTGGAGCTAACGAGGGCAAACGAAAATGTCCTGGGGCTTGCTGAGAAGCAAAAG CGCGAGAAGGAAGAGGCTTTAAATAAGCTTCTCCAGTTAGAGAAGGAACTCGACAAGAGGCAGAAACTGGAACTAGAAATTGAATATTTAAAGGGACAGCTTGGAGTCCGGAGACATTTTGGAGACGATGGCGATGCTGCAAACCAAAGAAAGATGCAGGAGATGACTGAAGAGTTGAATCAGAAGATTATACATTTGAATGTACAGAGGGAGAAGGAGGAGGCTTTAAACAAAGTTCTCCAGTTAGAGAAGGTCCTCGACACGAATCAGAAATTATTGGAATTGGAACTCGAAGAATTAAAGGGACAACTTGACGTCGAGAGACATTTCGGAGAAGACATAAATGCTGCAAACCAAAGAAAGATGCAGGAGATGACTGATGAGTTGAATCAGATGATTGAAGATATAAACCATTATGAAACTATGAATCAAACTCTTTTCATCAAAGATCGGCAGAGCAATGATGAGATCCAGGGAGCTCGAGAAGTATTAATTACC GGCCTCCTAAATATCCTGCAATGTAGACGAACAGATATAGGAATCAAACGCATGGGGGAAATTGACGAAAAGGCTTTCGTTAACAAGTGCAAGAACAAGTTTTCAGCTGGTGAAGCCCTGATAAAGGCAGCTGAAGCATGCTCCCTATGGCAGGAGAATCTTAAAGATTCAGCATGGCATCCTTACAAAATCATTCTTGTTGATGGAAACCCTCAG GAAATCATTAATGAAGAAGATGAAAAATTAAAGCAGCTCAAGGAGGAATGGGGTGATGACGTATATAACTCCGTTACAACAGCTTTACTCGAGCTTAATGACTATAATGCGAGTGGAAG GATGAATCAGATTTTCCCCTCCAAATTCGACATCCTGGAACTCTAG